One segment of Candidatus Dadabacteria bacterium DNA contains the following:
- a CDS encoding cytochrome c oxidase subunit 3 family protein, which translates to MSSTVEHAESHAHGHGLGDAVTHNAAKFGMWLFLGTEILLFGGLFAAYALFRAKFPDLFYESHKKLDVTLGAVNTIVLIFSSFTMALAVSASQKRNRKWLMILLSVTFICGAAFGVNKYFEYSAKFHHDIFPDTNIFFALYFMMTGLHMLHVFVGMGIIFALIIMAKQGRFKEGNRYTPVEVGGLYWHLVDLIWIYLFPLLYLIG; encoded by the coding sequence ATGAGCAGCACAGTAGAACACGCCGAAAGCCACGCGCACGGACACGGGCTCGGAGACGCCGTAACCCACAACGCGGCTAAATTCGGGATGTGGCTTTTCCTCGGAACGGAAATTCTTCTTTTCGGGGGACTCTTCGCGGCGTACGCGCTTTTCAGGGCCAAGTTCCCGGATCTTTTTTACGAATCGCACAAGAAACTGGACGTGACTCTGGGCGCCGTAAACACCATAGTGCTAATCTTCAGCAGTTTCACAATGGCTCTGGCGGTGTCGGCCTCGCAGAAAAGAAACAGAAAGTGGCTGATGATACTGCTTTCCGTAACTTTCATATGCGGAGCGGCTTTCGGGGTAAACAAGTACTTTGAGTACAGCGCCAAGTTTCACCACGATATATTTCCCGATACGAACATATTCTTCGCCCTTTACTTCATGATGACCGGACTTCACATGCTCCACGTGTTTGTGGGAATGGGCATAATTTTCGCCCTGATAATAATGGCCAAGCAGGGAAGATTTAAAGAAGGAAACAGATATACCCCGGTTGAGGTCGGAGGGCTTTACTGGCACTTGGTTGACCTGATCTGGATATACCTATTCCCGCTATTGTATCTAATCGGGTAG
- a CDS encoding heme A synthase → MLAKTALGLLFILLIWGNAVSGLKAGLACPDWPLCHGEIIPPFRWDIYVEFSHRVIGGITSIVLFILCYRRFRTYRKNYRILPLLVVLLLLFQIVLGGIVVLAKLPVNLTTIHFTNAIIIFSITLYMVYFDGVIKKPDFRFSGPAGLFFALFLLVFIQASLGAYVRHLEAGLACPDFPTCLGYWIPPELSGKVLAHFAHRTVAYLLTLVFIFVLILSRKSERFREARKNMSRAVALLFLQIGLGIVVVTSKLLFYVTAVHLAIGLLILSLCLLTWFGYISKDTVAEKTF, encoded by the coding sequence ATGCTCGCAAAAACTGCTCTAGGGCTTCTGTTCATACTTCTCATATGGGGAAACGCGGTATCGGGACTCAAGGCCGGACTCGCCTGTCCCGACTGGCCGCTTTGCCACGGAGAGATAATTCCGCCTTTCAGGTGGGATATATACGTCGAATTCTCCCACCGCGTAATTGGAGGCATAACATCCATAGTACTTTTCATCCTCTGTTACAGGAGGTTCCGCACGTACAGAAAAAATTACAGGATACTTCCGCTGCTCGTAGTCCTGCTTCTTCTGTTTCAGATTGTGCTTGGAGGAATAGTGGTTCTTGCCAAGCTTCCAGTGAACCTGACTACTATTCATTTCACAAACGCCATTATAATCTTCTCTATCACCCTTTATATGGTGTATTTCGACGGCGTGATTAAAAAGCCCGATTTCCGTTTCTCGGGTCCGGCCGGACTTTTTTTCGCGCTTTTTCTGCTTGTATTTATCCAGGCTTCTCTGGGAGCTTACGTAAGGCATCTGGAGGCGGGGCTTGCGTGCCCTGATTTTCCCACGTGTCTAGGCTACTGGATTCCGCCAGAACTCTCAGGCAAGGTGCTGGCTCACTTTGCGCACAGGACGGTCGCTTACCTGCTCACGTTGGTATTTATCTTCGTGCTGATTCTCTCCAGAAAATCCGAAAGATTCAGGGAAGCCCGAAAAAACATGTCTCGAGCAGTCGCCCTGCTTTTCCTTCAGATCGGACTTGGAATTGTGGTCGTAACCTCAAAGCTTCTCTTTTACGTCACCGCCGTTCATCTCGCAATCGGTCTTCTGATACTTTCTCTCTGCCTTCTCACTTGGTTCGGGTATATAAGTAAAGACACCGTCGCCGAAAAAACTTTTTAG
- the cyoE gene encoding protoheme IX farnesyltransferase, which yields MSEAQKKSMGNMAVSAVILSKPGIIMSVAFTGLAGMVVANRVFPSLQTVFLCVVSLLLSAGGAAILNNLLDKKIDKQMTRLNKRVEALRVLGDKNAWVISILMMAVALFISLSYFNYVNAALILLAILSYTLIYTLFLKRTSPFGTVLGGVPGALPVLIGYTAIKPALQLDAMTVFIFMMLWQPPHFWVLAQKYRKDYEKAGINVLPVALGTKYTNMLILIYSLSLIPLTFILWLTGTNTVYFAAFAAVAGIYFNYLVVRSVFANRGYGKAFSASIIYMLLIMLGIVVDILVKSLSPVERVIGNLM from the coding sequence ATGAGTGAAGCGCAGAAAAAATCAATGGGAAACATGGCGGTTTCCGCCGTTATCCTCTCCAAGCCCGGAATAATAATGAGCGTGGCGTTTACGGGCCTTGCGGGAATGGTGGTGGCCAACCGGGTCTTTCCCTCGTTACAGACGGTTTTTCTGTGCGTTGTCTCCCTTCTTCTTAGCGCCGGTGGAGCGGCAATTCTGAATAACCTGCTCGACAAGAAAATCGACAAGCAGATGACCCGTCTTAACAAAAGGGTGGAGGCCCTGAGAGTTCTTGGAGACAAAAATGCGTGGGTAATCTCGATACTCATGATGGCCGTTGCTCTCTTCATCTCGCTTTCTTACTTCAATTATGTAAACGCGGCACTTATTCTCCTCGCAATTCTAAGCTACACCCTTATTTACACCCTCTTCCTTAAAAGAACTTCCCCTTTCGGTACCGTGCTCGGGGGAGTGCCGGGCGCCCTTCCCGTGCTTATAGGCTACACCGCCATAAAACCCGCTCTGCAACTCGACGCGATGACAGTATTCATATTCATGATGCTCTGGCAGCCTCCCCACTTCTGGGTGCTCGCACAAAAATACAGAAAGGATTATGAAAAAGCCGGGATAAACGTTCTTCCCGTAGCCTTGGGCACGAAGTACACCAACATGCTGATACTCATCTATTCCCTGTCCCTGATACCCCTGACTTTCATCCTCTGGCTCACGGGAACAAACACCGTCTATTTCGCGGCTTTCGCCGCGGTAGCTGGAATATACTTTAACTACCTGGTGGTAAGAAGCGTTTTCGCCAACCGTGGTTACGGAAAGGCTTTCTCGGCTTCAATCATCTACATGCTTCTCATAATGCTAGGCATAGTAGTTGACATACTGGTTAAGTCGCTCTCCCCCGTGGAAAGGGTTATCGGGAATCTTATGTAG
- a CDS encoding M3 family oligoendopeptidase, whose amino-acid sequence MNWDLTSYFTEFQGVEYREFKENLSGGIKSLDEKASASEPLCGENLAFWKDVFLETERLISQYSHIRSYVGCLSASDSNREDYLREEAAISLLGSDLEKLEVQLQRALRGADEDLLYEFVSFPDIESASYYVRRVWRNSRFIMSAPKEILASELGVDGISAWGRIYDTVSSKMTFEMAYPDGTKKRLPMSQRRSLMESPDREIRKAAFSGGNEAWGNFEDVAAGAINAISGTRHTLYRHREIDHFLDVALFDAAISRQTLDSMMEAIRETVELPRNILRLKAETLGLDGISWYDLGAPMNLGKTGGVDWSGAKSMVSDSFSAAYGRLGGFFDHICRSEWIDWEVREGKRPGGFCTGSLLTGESRIFMTYNGGVGDILTLAHEAGHAFHSHVMRELRPYAQFYPMTLAETASTFGEMLLAEGLLRDPSTSVEDKVLVRDAEVNHGAIYLLDIPVRYEFERKLYERRAEGELTVSELKELMTETQKEIFGDVLLECDPFFWASKLHFYITGVSFYNFPYTFGYLLSRALFEKFRQHGEEFIPVYEEFLALTGSDDAEGAVKRSIGDDITNKDFWKEAIVTLSRPLEELKELLPSVAT is encoded by the coding sequence ATGAACTGGGATCTTACTTCTTATTTCACCGAATTTCAGGGAGTTGAATATAGAGAGTTCAAAGAGAATCTCTCAGGAGGCATAAAGAGTCTCGACGAGAAGGCCTCGGCTTCTGAACCTCTTTGCGGGGAAAATCTGGCGTTCTGGAAGGATGTCTTCCTGGAAACCGAGAGGCTGATAAGCCAATATTCCCATATACGTTCCTACGTGGGATGTCTAAGCGCTTCGGATTCCAACAGGGAGGATTATCTGCGCGAGGAAGCGGCGATTTCCCTTCTCGGTTCGGATCTCGAGAAGCTTGAGGTCCAGCTGCAAAGAGCGCTTCGGGGTGCAGACGAAGATCTGCTTTACGAGTTTGTCTCTTTCCCGGATATCGAGTCGGCTTCCTATTACGTTAGGCGCGTTTGGCGAAATTCCCGGTTCATAATGTCCGCTCCGAAGGAAATTCTGGCCTCGGAGCTCGGAGTCGACGGGATAAGCGCCTGGGGGCGGATCTACGATACCGTATCCTCAAAGATGACGTTCGAGATGGCTTACCCCGACGGGACGAAGAAAAGGCTTCCCATGTCCCAGAGAAGATCGCTTATGGAAAGTCCCGACAGGGAGATAAGAAAAGCCGCTTTTTCCGGGGGCAACGAGGCCTGGGGGAATTTTGAAGACGTGGCCGCCGGTGCCATAAACGCCATATCGGGAACCAGGCACACGCTCTACAGGCACAGGGAAATCGATCATTTCCTCGACGTAGCGCTCTTTGACGCGGCGATATCGAGACAGACTCTGGATTCCATGATGGAGGCAATACGGGAGACGGTCGAACTTCCAAGGAACATCCTTAGACTCAAGGCCGAGACGCTGGGGCTCGACGGGATATCGTGGTACGACCTAGGGGCCCCAATGAATCTTGGCAAAACGGGCGGGGTTGACTGGAGCGGTGCGAAATCCATGGTTTCCGATTCCTTCTCGGCCGCCTACGGCCGCCTCGGCGGGTTTTTTGACCATATATGCCGCAGCGAGTGGATAGACTGGGAAGTAAGGGAAGGAAAAAGACCCGGGGGATTCTGCACGGGTTCTCTTCTCACCGGGGAGTCAAGGATATTCATGACTTATAACGGCGGGGTAGGCGACATACTCACCCTTGCTCACGAGGCGGGCCATGCCTTTCATTCTCACGTGATGAGGGAACTTCGTCCCTATGCACAGTTCTACCCCATGACGCTTGCCGAAACCGCCTCAACTTTCGGGGAAATGCTGCTTGCCGAAGGGCTGCTGCGAGATCCTTCAACGAGTGTTGAGGACAAGGTGCTTGTGAGGGATGCGGAAGTAAACCACGGGGCCATATATCTTCTGGACATCCCCGTCAGGTATGAGTTCGAAAGAAAACTCTACGAACGGCGCGCCGAAGGGGAACTGACCGTGAGCGAGCTAAAGGAACTTATGACCGAGACCCAGAAGGAGATTTTCGGAGACGTGCTTTTGGAATGCGATCCGTTTTTCTGGGCTTCAAAGCTTCATTTTTACATAACGGGCGTCAGTTTCTATAATTTCCCCTACACTTTCGGTTACCTGCTGAGCAGGGCGCTCTTCGAGAAATTCAGGCAGCATGGGGAGGAATTTATTCCGGTTTACGAAGAGTTTCTCGCTCTCACCGGTTCAGACGATGCGGAAGGGGCGGTGAAAAGGTCAATCGGGGACGATATAACGAACAAAGATTTTTGGAAAGAGGCCATTGTTACCCTATCACGGCCGCTCGAGGAACTTAAAGAACTTCTCCCCTCGGTTGCTACATAA